One stretch of Pseudomonas fragi DNA includes these proteins:
- a CDS encoding sigma-70 family RNA polymerase sigma factor, which translates to MSALDHSVLQQLYSEHNGWLKGWLRARLGNTADACDLAQDTFLRVMTARHDAPIREPRGYLSAIARSLLIDKVRRRTIEQAYLQALALKPEPVDISPEVRLSIIETLVSIDSLLDELGPRTRDIFLAVQLEGLTYVAAAERFVVSVTTVKNHLIRAMTRCLLLVDS; encoded by the coding sequence ATGTCGGCGCTCGATCATTCAGTTCTTCAGCAGCTCTACAGTGAGCACAACGGTTGGCTAAAGGGCTGGTTGCGCGCGCGCCTGGGCAATACGGCGGATGCCTGCGACCTGGCCCAGGACACGTTCCTGCGGGTGATGACCGCACGCCATGACGCCCCCATCCGCGAGCCACGCGGGTATCTGAGCGCCATCGCCCGTTCGCTGTTGATCGACAAGGTGCGCCGCCGCACCATCGAGCAGGCTTATCTGCAGGCATTGGCCCTCAAGCCCGAGCCTGTGGATATTTCCCCCGAAGTCCGCCTGTCGATTATCGAAACCCTGGTTTCCATCGACAGCCTGCTCGATGAGCTGGGGCCCCGCACACGGGATATTTTCCTGGCCGTGCAGCTTGAAGGCTTGACCTATGTGGCCGCCGCTGAGCGCTTTGTGGTGTCGGTCACCACGGTCAAGAATCATTTGATTCGCGCCATGACCCGCTGCCTGTTGCTGGTCGACAGTTGA
- a CDS encoding FecR domain-containing protein yields MPTALDFKTLEAAATWYVQLNDGSADEARTRAWQTWLKASPQHAAAWARVEKLQRQWAMIAPKAALSSLDAARAQRRDVLKILGMLLAVGSGTWLAAGQVPYRSMLAEHRTGFRERRSLRLDDGSQLELNTDTALDIHFDAKQRLIRLHRGEILVQTARDPGQRPFIVHTEDGSVRALGTRFSVRQLPGQTRVGVEQSAVEIRPYGHIDQCLRLEAGQQVTFDSDDIGVVERLPLASTAWVKGMLSVDDWRLGDFVEALGRYRPGVLRCATAVADLRISGAFRIDDTETILENLSKTLPVKVRFLTRYWASIEPA; encoded by the coding sequence ATGCCCACCGCCCTGGACTTCAAGACCCTTGAAGCCGCTGCCACCTGGTATGTACAGCTTAACGACGGCAGCGCCGACGAGGCACGCACCCGCGCCTGGCAAACGTGGCTCAAAGCCAGCCCACAACACGCCGCAGCCTGGGCCCGGGTCGAAAAGTTGCAACGCCAATGGGCGATGATCGCGCCAAAAGCAGCCCTCAGCAGCCTGGATGCCGCCAGGGCCCAGCGCCGAGACGTGCTGAAAATACTCGGCATGCTGCTGGCCGTTGGCAGCGGGACATGGCTGGCTGCCGGGCAGGTGCCCTATCGCTCGATGCTTGCCGAACACCGCACCGGTTTCCGTGAGCGGCGCTCGCTGCGCCTTGACGATGGCTCGCAGCTGGAGCTGAACACCGACACGGCGCTGGATATCCACTTCGACGCAAAACAGCGGCTGATCCGCCTGCACCGTGGCGAAATTCTGGTGCAGACCGCCAGGGACCCAGGCCAGCGGCCCTTTATCGTCCACACCGAAGACGGCAGCGTGCGCGCCCTCGGCACCCGCTTCAGCGTCCGGCAGTTGCCCGGGCAAACGCGGGTCGGCGTGGAGCAATCGGCCGTCGAGATTCGTCCATACGGGCACATCGACCAGTGCCTGCGCCTGGAGGCCGGGCAACAAGTGACGTTCGACAGCGATGACATCGGCGTGGTCGAGCGTTTGCCCCTTGCCTCCACGGCCTGGGTAAAAGGCATGTTGAGCGTGGACGACTGGCGCCTGGGCGATTTTGTCGAGGCGCTGGGCCGCTATCGCCCGGGGGTTCTGCGCTGCGCGACAGCGGTGGCGGACTTGCGCATCTCCGGGGCTTTTCGTATCGATGACACTGAAACAATCCTGGAAAACCTGAGCAAAACCCTACCAGTGAAGGTGCGTTTTCTGACCCGCTACTGGGCCAGCATCGAGCCGGCCTGA